Within Methylocystis sp. IM3, the genomic segment CTGTCGTCATAGAAAAAGCGGCAGGGAAGGCTCTTGCGCGGCTGTGACAGGCCCGCCGCCACGCTTGCGGCGAAATCCTCTTGCGGCGCGACGGGCGCCCTGCTTTCCGTCGCCTTCGACATCAGCCTGCCTCCGACGCGAGGCGGACGCCTGTGAATTGCCAGCGCTGGTGGGGATAAAAGAAGTTGCGGTAGCTTGCGCGAATATGGCCCTCCGGCGTCACGCAGGAGCCGCCGCGCAGCACGTGCTGGTTGACCATGAACTTGCCGTTATATTCGCCGAGCGCGCCCTCGGCTGGACGATAGCCGGGGTAAGGCAGATAGGCGCTCTGGGTCCATTCCCAGACGTCGCCGAACATCTGGCGAGGCGATCCCTTGTGCGCCGCTACCGCCGGCAGGGGCCGCAATGCGGATGTTCCGAGGGTGTTCCCCTCCCGCCCCGCTCGTGTCGCCGCCGCCTCCCATTCGAATTCAGTCGGCAACCGCCGCCCCGCCCAGCGCGCATAGGCGTCGGCTTCGTAGTAGCTCACATGCGCAACCGGCGCATCGGGATCGAGCGGCGTCAGGCCCTCGAGCGACATTTCGAACCATTCTCCGTCACGACGCTCCCAGTAGAGGGGCGCGCGCCAGCCTTCGCGGCTCACCGCCGCCCAGCCGTCCGACAGCCACAGGGTCGGCGTCTCGTAGCCGCCGTCGGCGAGGAACTCCCGCCACTCCTCGTTCGTGACGAGGCGATCGGCAAGGCGGAAGGCCCCGACAAGAGCGTCGTGGCGGGGCCGTTCATTGTCCCATGCAAAGCCCCTGCCCTCATGGCCGATCCGATAGACGCCGCCGGAAAAATCGATCCAGCCGGCAGGCTCCCGGCGCGCCGCAACGGAGCGGGGCGGCGCGGGCCGGTAGGCTGGCCGCAAGGGGTTTGCGGAGAAGAGAGCGAGGATGTCGGTAAGGATCAGCTCCTGATGCTGCTGCTCGTGATGGAGTCCGATCTCGATCAGGTCTGCGCAGGCCGGCCATGAGGCCATGTGGCCGTCGATGAGCCGCGCGAGCGCGATGTCCACATGCTCCCGATAAGCGAGGACCAGGTCGAGCGACGGCCGGGTGAGAAGGCCCCGCCTCGGCCTCGCCTGGCGCGCGCCGAAAGCCTCGTAATAGGAATTGAAACAGTAGCTGAAGGTCTCGTCGTACCGCGCATAGCCGGGCAGGTGCGGGGCAAGGACAAAGGTTTCGAAAAACCAGCTGGTATGAGCGAGATGCCATTTCGTCGGGCTGGCGTCATCCATGGCCTGTACGGTCATATCTTCCGCGGTGAGCGGAGCGGCGAGATGAAGGGAAAGCTGGCGCGTTTGGAAAAGACGCGCACCCAGGTCGGACGCGGAAAAGTCGGCGGCAGAGAAGCCGGAAGCAGAAAAGGACGCGTGGGGCGCCATTGGCGTCTCTCCTGTGGCGGACAAGAGAGGCATATAGGGCCGCGATCGCCGTTTCAGAGTTCGCGTCCCCTTCCCGCCTGTCTTGCGGCCAGGAAAGTTGCCAACTGGCAACCGAAGACGCGCCCAAAGGCGTTAATGGGCGTTAACCCTTTATCATTTGCAAGATCCGGCGAATCGGGGTTTTTTAGTTACGGGTCATGGGCGCAGAAACGCCACCGTCCCGTAGTTATGACGCCGGTCCGAGGAATTGCGCCAAGATGGTTTTCGCCAAGCCAAGGATGACCTCGGTTATAGCTGGCGATGGGGCCGCCTTGTCGCAGGAGCTCAATATGCTCCGCAAGACGCTGTTTCCGCCAGAGTCAAAAAAGGCGTTGAGAAGCTTCTCGTCTGGCGAGGCGGCGAAACTCATCGGAATCGCCGACGGTTACCTGCGGCAACTCTCACTTGGCGGAAAAGGGCCGCAGCCGGAGATCGGCGCCGGCGGGCGCCGGTCCTACACGCTCGATCAGATCAACGATCTGCGCAAGCTCCTGGAAGAAGGCGGAAAGGGAAAACGCTATCTCCCGCGCCGCAGCGAGGCCGATGCCTGCCAGGTTCTGGCGGTCGTGAACTTCAAGGGCGGATCCGGCAAGACGACGACAGCCGCGCATCTTGCGCAATATCTGGCCCTGCGAGGCTACCGCGTGCTCGCGGCGGATCTCGACCCGCAAGCCTCGCTCACGGCGCTTCACGGTTACCAGCCCGAATTCGATATCGGCGCCAATGAGACCTTATACGGCGCTATCCGTTATGGCGCGGAGCGCCGGCGACTCGAAACGATCGTCCGCACAACCTATTTCCCCGGCCTCGACCTCGTGCCGGGCAATCTCGAACTGATGGAGTTCGAGCATGAGACGCCCCGCGCGCTTGCGGAAGGGGGCAGCGAGACCTTCTTTGGCCGCGTCGCAACCGCGCTGGGAGAGGTCGAAAGCAAATATGACGTGATGATCCTCGACTGCCCGCCGCAGTTGGGCTTTCTGACACTGGGGGCGCTCTGCGCGGCGACCTCGGTGCTGATCACCGTGCATCCGCAAATGCTCGACGTCATGTCGATGTGCCAGTTTCTCCTCATGGCCTCCGATCTCCTGTCGGTGGTCGAGGAATCGGGCGCCGAACTCGATTACGATTTCATTCGCTATGTGGTGACGCGGTACGAGCCGTCGGATGGTCCGCAGACCCAGATGGTCGCTTTCATGCGCTCGCTCTTCCGGGACCGGGTGCTCACCAATGTCGTTCTCAAATCCACGGCGATCTCCGACGCGGGCCTGTCGAAACAGACGCTTTACGAGATCGGCCGGGAGAATTTCACGCGGGCGACTTACGATCGGGCGATCGAATCGCTCGACGCCGTCAATTCGGAAATCGAAGGCTTGATGCAGCAGGCGTGGGGACGACAACCATGAGCCGGAAGGACACGCTTCGTGCGCTCCTGGGCGCGCGCGAACGGGAGTTGCCATCTGGCAACTCGCCCGAGCCCGTCGCCGAGGCGATCGAGGCCCCGCGCCAGCTCGTCCGGTCCGGCGCCGTCGGCGCCATGGGGCGCTCCCTCGGGAAATTGACCCATGCCGCCGAGGAGGCGCGCGCGCTCATCGCTTCCGGCGACACGATCGTCCAGCTCGACGCCGCGCTCATCGAATCCTCTTTCCTGGAGGACCGACTCGGCGAGCAGTCGGAGGAACATGCCGCGCTTGTCGCGTCGATACGGGAGCACGGGCAACAGGTGCCCATTCTGGTGCGGCCGCATCCCGGCAAGGCCGGGCGCTATCAGGTCGCCTATGGACACCGGCGCTTGCGCGCGCTGGCGGAGCTTGGCCGCCCCGTTCGCGCCATTGTGCGGGAGATGTCGGACGCGGGCCTCATCGTCGCACAGGGGCAGGAGAATTCCGCCCGTTTGCAGCTCAGCTACATCGAGCGCGCGATGTTTGCGGTCTCCATCGAGGATCAGGGGTTCGACCGGGAGGTGATCATGGCCGCGCTGACCGTCGAGAAGACGCAGCTTTCGCGTCTGATCTCGATTGGCCGCGCGATTCCCTTCGAAGTCGTCAAGCTGATCGGCCCCGCGCCGAAGACAGGGCGCCCACGGTGGGCGGCGCTCGCGGAGAAGATCGCCGGCAGGGACCTCGAGCCGATCCTCGTGGGTCTCTCCGCCAAACCCGACTTCCTCACGGCGGACAGCGACGCGCGTTTTGCGCGTCTTCTTTCGGCCCTGACCCCGGCGCCTGTCGAGTCCTGCAAGAGAATCTGGTGCGATGAGGATGGCCGGCGGATCGCGACCTATCAGCGCGGGCCGGAGCGCGCGACGCTCACGCTCGACCAGAAGATCGCGCCCGACTTCGGGGAATATGTTCTCAGCCAGTTGCCGCAGCTCTATCGCAGCTATCGCGGGAGCAGGGGGACGGGTTGAGGACGAGAGATCGGGCCGTCCGCGGCCCGAATGCGCGCCCGGCGCGCAATGAGACTTACAAAATGAGGTGAACGCGCAAAAGAAAAAGGCCCCCGAAACGTCTCCGCCCGGAAGCCCTTCTCGATGTGTAGCGACTGAGAGAATCACACTTCCGCATAGCCCTGTCAAGAGTCGGCGCCGTTTTGGCGAGCAGCT encodes:
- the egtB gene encoding ergothioneine biosynthesis protein EgtB, with translation MAPHASFSASGFSAADFSASDLGARLFQTRQLSLHLAAPLTAEDMTVQAMDDASPTKWHLAHTSWFFETFVLAPHLPGYARYDETFSYCFNSYYEAFGARQARPRRGLLTRPSLDLVLAYREHVDIALARLIDGHMASWPACADLIEIGLHHEQQHQELILTDILALFSANPLRPAYRPAPPRSVAARREPAGWIDFSGGVYRIGHEGRGFAWDNERPRHDALVGAFRLADRLVTNEEWREFLADGGYETPTLWLSDGWAAVSREGWRAPLYWERRDGEWFEMSLEGLTPLDPDAPVAHVSYYEADAYARWAGRRLPTEFEWEAAATRAGREGNTLGTSALRPLPAVAAHKGSPRQMFGDVWEWTQSAYLPYPGYRPAEGALGEYNGKFMVNQHVLRGGSCVTPEGHIRASYRNFFYPHQRWQFTGVRLASEAG
- the repB gene encoding plasmid partitioning protein RepB, which gives rise to MSRKDTLRALLGARERELPSGNSPEPVAEAIEAPRQLVRSGAVGAMGRSLGKLTHAAEEARALIASGDTIVQLDAALIESSFLEDRLGEQSEEHAALVASIREHGQQVPILVRPHPGKAGRYQVAYGHRRLRALAELGRPVRAIVREMSDAGLIVAQGQENSARLQLSYIERAMFAVSIEDQGFDREVIMAALTVEKTQLSRLISIGRAIPFEVVKLIGPAPKTGRPRWAALAEKIAGRDLEPILVGLSAKPDFLTADSDARFARLLSALTPAPVESCKRIWCDEDGRRIATYQRGPERATLTLDQKIAPDFGEYVLSQLPQLYRSYRGSRGTG
- the repA gene encoding plasmid partitioning protein RepA is translated as MTSVIAGDGAALSQELNMLRKTLFPPESKKALRSFSSGEAAKLIGIADGYLRQLSLGGKGPQPEIGAGGRRSYTLDQINDLRKLLEEGGKGKRYLPRRSEADACQVLAVVNFKGGSGKTTTAAHLAQYLALRGYRVLAADLDPQASLTALHGYQPEFDIGANETLYGAIRYGAERRRLETIVRTTYFPGLDLVPGNLELMEFEHETPRALAEGGSETFFGRVATALGEVESKYDVMILDCPPQLGFLTLGALCAATSVLITVHPQMLDVMSMCQFLLMASDLLSVVEESGAELDYDFIRYVVTRYEPSDGPQTQMVAFMRSLFRDRVLTNVVLKSTAISDAGLSKQTLYEIGRENFTRATYDRAIESLDAVNSEIEGLMQQAWGRQP